The following are encoded in a window of Poecile atricapillus isolate bPoeAtr1 chromosome 3, bPoeAtr1.hap1, whole genome shotgun sequence genomic DNA:
- the LAMP5 gene encoding lysosome-associated membrane glycoprotein 5, translated as MAGGRLPGLLFILHAAARLAAEQEVENLSGLSPNPEKDIFVVRENRTTCLMAEFAAKFIVPYDVWASNYVDLITEQADIPLSRGAEMKGKCGTNESELELSWLDQAYTLKLSFLKEGHNTSRGPEASWRLSRIQFTYDTSERTYFKDAVSPGKHTASSHRLSALVTPAGHSYECQAQQTISLVSSDHQKSVQLLLSEVRLQPFDIPADFVFSEEHKCPVDQREQLEETLPLILGLILGLVIVITLGIYHVHHKLTASQVQIPRDRSQYKHMG; from the exons ATGGCCGGGGGTCGCCTCCCGGGGCTGCTTTTCATCTTGC ACGCCGCGGCTCGCCTGGCCGCTGAGCAAGAAGTTGAAAACCTCTCCGGGCTCTCCCCTAACCCCGAGAAGGACATCTTCGTGGTGCGGGAAAACCGGACGACGTGTCTCATGGCCGAATTCGCCGCCAAGTTCATCGTCCCCTACGACGTGTGGGCCAGCAATTATGTGGAT CTGATCACGGAGCAAGCCGATATCCCGCTGTCGAGGGGAGCCGAGATGAAGGGCAAGTGCGGCACGAATGAGTCGGAGctggagctctcctggctgGACCAAGCGTACACCCTCAAACTCTCCTTCCTGAAG GAGGGGCACAACACGTCCCGGGGGCCGGAGGCGTCCTGGAGGCTCAGCCGGATCCAGTTCACCTACGACACCTCCGAGCGCACCTACTTCAAGGATGCCGTCAGCC CCGGGAAGCACACGGCCAGCTCGCATCGGCTCTCGGCCCTGGTGACCCCCGCCGGGCACTCCTACGAGTGCCAGGCACAGCAGACCATCTCCCTCGTCTCCAGCGACCACCAGAAGTCcgtgcagctcctgctgtctgAAGTGCGGCTCCAGCCCTTCGACATCCCCGCGGATTTTGTCTTCAGTGAAG AACACAAGTGCCCGGTGGAccagagggagcagctggaagaaACCCTGCCCCTGATCCTGGGGCTGATCCTGGGGCTGGTTATTGTGATCACCCTCGGCATTTACCACGTCCACCACAAGCTGACAGCCAGCCAGGTGCAGATCCCTCGGGACAGATCTCAGTACAAACACATGGGATAG